One Oryza sativa Japonica Group chromosome 8, ASM3414082v1 DNA window includes the following coding sequences:
- the LOC4346012 gene encoding uncharacterized protein, whose product MASKKSSTQASPMAAAAASLLLGLLLVLPVPAVSSSDAEEAVVSRFREYLRIDTAQPAPDYAAAVAFLRGQAGAAGLEARTLELVAGKPLLLLRWPGRRPSLPSLLLNSHTDVVPSEPHKWDHPPFSAALDEASGRIYARGSQDMKCVGMQYLEAIRRLRSAGFIPDRNIYLTFVPDEEIGGHEGIEAFVASKEFKDMNVGLVLDEGLASPGEEYRVFYGERSPWWLTIKAKGAPGHGAKLYDGSAMENLMKSVEAIRRFRTSQFDLVKSGAKAEGDVVSVNFAYLKAGTPTPTGFVMNLQPSEAEIGLDIRLPPSVHTEALEKRLAEEWAPSSRNLTFEFKQKTSVLDNFGKPAVTPADSSNVWWALFEEAVKRAGGKLGKPEIFPASTDARYFRVLGIPAFGFSPMTNTPILLHDHNEFLSKDEYLKGIGIYESIIRTLATLKDSNVDYESRAEL is encoded by the exons ATGGCGAGCAAGAAGAGCTCGACGCAGGCGTctcccatggccgccgccgccgccagccttcTCCTCggtctcctcctcgtcctccccgtGCCAGCCGTCTCGTCGTCGgacgcggaggaggcggtggtctCCCGGTTCCGGGAGTACCTCCGCATCGACACGGCGCAGCCGGCGCCGGACtacgccgcggcggtggcgttccTCCGGGGGCAGGCCGGCGCCGCGGGGCTCGAGGCGCGCACGctcgagctcgtcgccggcaagcccctgctgctgctccggTGGCCCGGGCGGCGCCCGTCGCTCCCTTCGCTGCTCCTCAACTCCCACACCGACGTCGTGCCGTCGGAGCCGCACAAGTGGGACCACCCGcccttctccgccgccctcgacgAGGCATCCGGCCGCATCTACGCGCGTGGCTCCCAG GACATGAAGTGCGTGGGGATGCAGTACCTTGAAGCCATCCGCCGTCTTCGTAGTGCAGGCTTTATCCCAGATCGGAATATCTATCTTACATTTGTTCCAGATGAAGAAATTGGTGGGCATGAGGGTATAGAAGCATTTGTTGCATCAAAGGAGTTCAAAGACATGAATGTAGGTTTGGTTCTCGATGAAGGGCTTGCATCACCTGGGGAGGAGTACCGCGTGTTCTATGGGGAGCGTAGTCCTTGGTGGCTTACTATTAAAGCTAAAGGAGCCCCAGGGCATGGTGCAAAGCTGTATGATGGTAGCGCAATGGAGAATTTGATGAAGAGTGTGGAAGCAATTAGGAGGTTCAGAACATCACAGTTTGATTTGGTCAAGTCCGGAGCAAAGGCTGAAGGGGATGTTGTATCAGTGAATTTTGCATACTTGAAGGCTGGCACACCGACACCAACG GGTTTTGTCATGAATCTACAACCATCTGAAGCAGAGATAGGTCTAGACATCCGACTCCCTCCTAGTGTTCATACTGAGGCTCTAGAGAAGCGTCTTGCTGAAGAATGGGCACCTTCTTCACGCAACTTGACATTTGAG TTCAAACAAAAGACCTCTGTACTTGACAACTTTGGCAAGCCAGCCGTCACCCCTGCTGATAGCTCAAATGTATGGTGGGCTCTATTTGAAGAGGCTGTGAAGAGAGCCGGTGGCAAACTTGGTAAGCCGGAAATATTCCCGGCCTCTACTGATGCTCGTTACTTTCGGGTGCTTGGGATACCAGCATTTGGTTTTTCTCCAATGACAAACACACCGATATTGCTCCATGATCACAATGAG TTTCTGAGCAAAGATGAGTACCTCAAAGGGATTGGGATATACGAGTCTATCATCAGGACATTGGCCACTCTTAAGGACAGCAATGTCGACTACGAATCCAGGGCAGAGCTATGA
- the LOC107277027 gene encoding uncharacterized protein — MAAMGGGAGGGGRGPRDMRLTMQEAAKKLSLWDSATFRPILTHVELEPILAAAGFVALPTPPPPTTTQGGGAAGAGQPVAWREYAFVGVAAAGRRRRSGNAAVAAGVGWLGPRPRLPCPRVDALHLRTYQAFLGAVEFYLGALRVASLFHVRCMPVTTAQDRVFDKVFRVMRSHGVEDDGLIVYRDGTLDDATYAVCSEHSPVQDVGYHVIPGNTCVELGYLKSGRIAGNCDEETCCRGGAAAADIARARKLEPQ, encoded by the exons ATggcggcgatgggcggcggcgcgggaggaggaggaagggggccACGGGACATGAGGCTGACGATGCAGGAGGCTGCCAAGAAGCTGTCCCTGTGGGACTCGGCCACGTTCCGCCCAATCCTCACCCACGTCGAGCTCGAgcccatcctcgccgccgccgggttcgtCGCgctgcccacgccgccgccgccgacgacgacgcagggcggcggcgcggcgggcgcggggcAGCCGGTGGCGTGGAGGGAGTACGCGTTCGTCGgggtcgcggcggcggggcggcggcggcggagcggcaatgcggcggtggcggccggcgtggGGTGGCTCGGCCCGCGGCCGCGGCTGCCGTGCCCGCGCGTCGACGCGCTCCACCTCCGCACGTACCAGGCGTTCCTCGGCGCCGTCGAGTTCTACCTCGGCGCCCTCCGCGTGGCCAGCCTCTTCCACGTCAG GTGCATGCCGGTGACGACGGCGCAGGACAGGGTGTTCGACAAGGTGTTCCGGGTGATGCGAAGCCACGGCGTGGAGGACGACGGCCTCATCGTCTACCGCGACGGCACCCTCGACGACGCCACCTACGCCGTCTGCAGCGAGCACagcccggtgcaggacgtcggcTACCACGTCATCCCGGGGAACACCTGCGTCGAGCTCGGCTACCTCAAGTCCGGCAGGATCGCCGGCAACTGCGACGAGGAGACCTGCTgcagaggcggcgccgccgccgccgacatcgcTCGTGCCAGGAAGCTAGAGCCGCAGTAG
- the LOC4346013 gene encoding geranylgeranyl transferase type-2 subunit beta 1, protein MGDGGELAAEKHVRYIVTVEKRKDSFESLVMEHIRLNGAYWGLTTLDLLHKLRAVEADEVIEWIMSCYHPESGGFGGNVGHDAHVLYTLSAVQVLCLFDRLDALDVDKVADYIAGLQNEDGSFSGDIWGEVDTRFSYIAICTLSLLHRLEKINVQKAVDYIVSCKNLDGGFGAMPGGESHAGQIFCCVGALAITGSLHHIDRDLLGWWLCERQCKEGGLNGRPEKLADVCYSWWVLSSLIMIDRVHWIDKDKLAKFILNCQDKENGGISDRPDNAVDIYHTYFGVAGLSLMEYPGVKPMDPAYALPLDVVNRIFLRKEH, encoded by the exons ATGGGGGATGGAGGGGAGCTGGCGGCGGAGAAGCACGTCCGCTACATCGTCACCGTGGAGAAG AGGAAGGACTCGTTCGAGTCGCTGGTGATGGAGCACATCCGGCTCAACGGCGCGTACTGGGGCCTCACCACGCTCGACCTCCTCCACAAGCTCCGCGCCGTGGAAGCCGACGAGGTCATCGAGTGGATCATGTCCTGCTACCACCCGGAATCCG GTGGATTCGGGGGAAACGTTGGGCATGACGCGCATGTCCTCTACACGCTCAGCGCCGTGCAGGTCCTGTGCCTCTTTGATCGGCTTGACGCTCTCGATGTCGATAAGGTTGCTGATT ACATTGCTGGGCTTCAAAATGAAGATGGATCATTTTCTGGTGATATTTGGGGTGAAGTGGACACTAG ATTCTCATACATTGCAATATGCACCCTCTCTTTGCTGCATCGGCTGGAAAAAATTAATGTGCAAAAAGCTGTTGATTATATTGTAAGCTGTAAGAACTTGGATGGTGGATTTGGAGCTATGCCAGGAGGTGAATCACACGCTGGGCAGA TATTTTGTTGTGTTGGCGCTCTCGCAATCACTGGCTCGTTGCATCACATTGATAGAGATCTCCTTGGATGGTGGCTTTGTGAGCGTCAGTGCAAAGAGGGAGGGCTCAATGGACGGCCTGAGAAACTTGCTGAT GTGTGCTACTCCTGGTGGGTGCTCTCAAGCTTGATAATGATTGATAGAGTGCACTGGATTGACAAGGacaaacttgcaaaattcatacTAAATTGCCAG GACAAGGAAAATGGTGGAATTTCAGATAGACCAGATAATGCGGTAGATATCTACCACACATACTTTGGAGTTGCAG GGCTTTCACTGATGGAGTACCCTGGAGTGAAACCCATGGACCCTGCCTACGCGCTGCCGCTGGATGTTGTCAACCGGATTTTCTTGAGAAAAGAACATTAG
- the LOC107277274 gene encoding heavy metal-associated isoprenylated plant protein 28: protein MESTELKVEMVALHEKRVRKCLSKVKGVERVEVEGSLQKVVVTGYANRSKILKALRRVGLRAEPWSPRNELLSAYAAGSLMAANNYYHTFF, encoded by the exons ATGGAG AGCACCGAGCTGAAAGTGGAGATGGTGGCACTGCATGAGAAGAGGGTACGAAAATGCCTGTCCAAAGTGAAAG GGGTGGAgagggtggaggtggaggggagccTGCAGAAGGTGGTGGTGACCGGGTACGCGAACCGGAGCAAGATCCTCAAGGCGCTCAGGAGGGTGGGGCTCAGGGCGGAGCCATGGTCGCCGAGGAACGAGCTGCTCAGCGCCTACGCCGCCGGCAGCCTCATGGCGGCCAACAACTACTACCACACCTTCTTCTGA
- the LOC4346011 gene encoding uncharacterized protein has translation MSVRIKAVVDRFVKELKEALDADIQDRIMKEREMQSYIEEREREVAEREAAWKAELSRREAEIARQEARLKIERENLEKEKSVLMGTASSQDNQDGALEITVSGEKYRCLRFSKAKK, from the exons ATGTCGGTGAGGATAAAGGCGGTGGTGGACAGGTTCGTGAAGGAGCTGAAGGAGGCGCTGGACGCGGACATCCAGGACCGCATCATGAAGGAGCGGGAGATGCAGAGCTACATCGAGGAGCGCGAGCGCGAGGTCGCCGAGCGGGAGGCCGCGTGGAAGGCCGAGCTATCCCGCCGCGAG GCAGAAATTGCGCGACAAGAAGCAAGGCTGAAAATTGAAAGGGAGAACTTGGAGAAAGAAAAGAGTGTCCTCATGGGAACTGCTTCAAGCCAGGATAACCAAGACGGGGCCCTGGAAATCACAGTCAGTGGTGAGAAATACAGGTGCCTTCGCTTCTCCAAGGCAAAGAAGTGA
- the LOC4346014 gene encoding AT-hook motif nuclear-localized protein 10: protein MEVRSEQGLMAGRDLFGMPKSPPAAAAAPPQSVRMAYTSDGTPVFAPVSAAVSAPPGYQPGGAAGGNGAAALADSGGEPVAKKKRGRPRKYGPDGSMSLGLVTSPTAAASTPVAQGVPGPFSPTQPKPPASFLSSGWPDGVKKRGRPKGSTNKPRIDAVGSAGVGFTPHVITVLAGEDVSAKIMSFAQHGNRAVCVLSANGAISNVTLRQTATSGGTVTYEGRFEILSLSGSFLLTDHGGQRSRTGGLSVSLAGPDGRLLGGGVAGLLIAATPVQIVVGSFNSEGKKEPKQHAHSEPASAPSKAVPTAGMGPNSPPSRGTLSESSGGAGSPLHPGIAPPSSNSQPPFLSSMPWK, encoded by the exons ATGGAGGTGAGGTCGGAGCAAGGGCTAATGGCGGGGAGGGATCTGTTCGGCATGCCGAAgagcccgccggcggcggccgcggcgccgccgcagagCGTGCGCATGGCGTACACCTCGGACGGCACCCCGGTGTTCGCCCCGGTGAGCGCCGCGGTCTCGGCGCCGCCGGGTTACCAGCCgggtggcgccgccggtggcaatggcgcggcggcgctggcggactCCGGCGGGGAGCCCGTGGCCAAGAAGAAGCGCGGGCGGCCGAGGAAGTACGGCCCCGACGGGTCCATGTCGCTGGGGTTGGTGACCTCGCCGACGGCCGCCGCGTCGACGCCGGTGGCGCAGGGCGTCCCAGGGCCGTTCTCGCCGACGCAGCCGAAGCCGCCGGCGAGCTTCTTGTCGTCGGGGTGGCCGGACGGGGTGAAGAAGCGTGGCCGGCCCAAGGGTTCTACCAACAAGCCGCGCATCGACGCCGTCG GATCGGCGGGAGTTGGATTTACACCACACGTTATTACAGTTCTAGCTGGAGAG GATGTGTCTGCAAAGATTATGTCGTTTGCTCAGCATGGAAATCGTGCGGTTTGTGTTCTTTCAGCAAATGGTGCCATATCAAATGTAACACTTCGCCAAACTGCTACTTCAGGTGGAACAGTAACATATGAG GGCCGATTCGAGATACTATCGCTGTCTGGCTCTTTCCTTCTAACCGACCATGGAGGCCAGCGTAGTCGAACTGGGGGACTCAGTGTTTCACTGGCTGGTCCTGATGGTCGTCTGTTGGGAGGCGGTGTTGCCGGACTTCTCATAGCAGCTACTCCAGTCCAG ATTGTGGTTGGAAGCTTCAATTCTGAAGGGAAAAAGGAGCCAAAGCAGCATGCTCATTCAGAACCCGCATCCGCGCCATCGAAAGCCGTGCCGACGGCCGGGATGGGACCCAACAGCCCACCTTCAAGAGGCACATTGAGTGAATCCTCAGGTGGAGCTGGAAGCCCATTGCATCCAGGCATTGCTCCTCCCAGCAGCAACAGCCAGCCGCCATTCTTGTCTAGCATGCCATGGAAATGA
- the LOC107278459 gene encoding uncharacterized protein produces MGVVVAYRKLSPASRRGGGAARAWVALLRRAAAGVAARLQRAARRRCVGVGCGGARRLTWAGLCVGRGVAVAAPARRISSAAGSYDPASYARNFDDGVWKAEEGCAGAARFAGANGKSSSNSR; encoded by the coding sequence atgggggtcGTCGTGGCGTACCGGAAGCTTTCGCCGGCGAGCCGTCGTGGCGGAGGCGCCGCCCGGGCGTGGGTGGCGCTgctgcggcgggcggcggcgggggtggcggcgcggctgcagcgcgcggcgaggaggcggtgcgtcggcgtcggctgtggcggcgcgaggaggctgACGTGGGCGGGGCTCTGCGTCGGGAGGGGCGTGGCggtggccgcgccggcgaggaggatctcgtcggcggcggggtcgtATGATCCGGCGAGCTACGCCCGCAACTTCGACGACGGGGTGTGGAAGGCGGAGGAGggctgcgccggcgccgcccggtTCGCCGGCGCGAATGGTAAATCGAGCTCGAATTCGAGATGA
- the LOC4346010 gene encoding plant intracellular Ras-group-related LRR protein 4 — protein MGAVGVEAGVFDTVDGLVGEVMRLHRSLPARPAVEEVEAAEALAAAADREERARADAVARLRRSPAVPDELLCVAQEMHRALAGFQCREQKRDAARLLELEALHTLFDDLIQRASQCLPSTSTRAAPRIAAPAAATTTTSTAAAGSSSSSAVGNAERHASSGTNGFTASRVAGTSTSTGRVSMDDSYVRKAKAAMWDGGAAATNSHLPRGPVEANSVAVRADGNYGDDNEKLSLIKLASMIEVSAKKGARDLNLQGKLMAQIEWLPDSIGKLTGLVTLDISENRLLALPDAIGKLFSLAKLDIHANRISQLPESIGDLRSLIYLNMRGNQLSSLPSSIGRLLNLEELDVGSNGLSSLPDSIGSLTRLKKLIVETNDLDELPYTIGHCVSLVELQAGYNHLKALPEAVGKLEPLEILSVRYNNLRSLPTTMASLTKLKEVDVSFNELESIPENFCFATSLIKLNVGNNFADLQYLPRSIGNLEMLEELDMSNNQIRVLPDSFGNLKHLRVLRAEENPLQVPPRDIALKGAQAVVQYMSDASKRTTKSEPMKPKKTWVHFCFFSRPNKRKHDRIDNAT, from the exons ATGGGCGCCGTGGGGGTGGAGGCCGGGGTGTTCGACACGGTGGATGGGTTGGTCGGGGAGGTGATGCGGCTGCACCGGTCGCtgccggcgcggccggcggtggaggaggtggaggcggcggaggcgctggcggcggcggccgaccggGAGGAGCGGGCGCGCGCCGACGCCGTGGCGCGGCTGCGCAGGTCCCCCGCCGTGCCCGACGAGCTCCTCTGCGTCGCCCAGGAGATGCACCGCGCGCTCGCCGGGTTCCAGTGCCGCGAGCAGAAGCGCgacgccgcgcgcctcctcgaGCTCGAGGCGCTCCACACCCTCTTCGACGACCTCATCCAGCGCGCCTCCCAGtgcctcccctccacctccacccgcgccgcgccgcgcatcGCCGcacccgctgccgccaccaccaccaccagcaccgctgccgccggctcgtcgtcgtcgtccgccgtgGGCAACGCCGAGCGCCACGCCTCGTCGGGCACCAATGGGTTCACGGCGAGCAGGGTGGCGGGGACGAGCACGAGCACGGGGCGCGTCTCCATGGACGACAGCTATGTCAGGAAGGCGAAGGCAGCAATGTGGGATGGTGGAGCTGCGGCGACGAATTCCCATCTGCCGCGAGGACCCGTCGAAGCGAATTCCGTCGCGGTACGAGCGGATGGCAATTATG GGGATGATAATGAGAAATTGAGCCTTattaagctagctagcatgATTGAGGTATCTGCGAAGAAAGGTGCTCGGGATCTTAACCTTCAAGGCAAACTCATGGCGCAGATTGAGTGGCTACCTGATTCAATTGGAAAGCTCACTGGGCTAGTTACCCTTGATATTTCGGAAAACCGGCTGCTGGCTTTGCCAGACGCAATCGGGAAGCTCTTTTCTTTGGCCAAGCTTGATATTCATGCTAATCGAATCAGTCAGCTCCCTGAATCAATTGGGGATCTCCGCAGCTTGATTTACCTCAACATGAGAGGTAATCAGCTCTCGTCATTGCCTTCTAGCATTGGCAGGCTGTTAAATCTTGAGGAGCTTGATGTGGGTTCCAACGGGCTTTCGTCACTCCCTGATTCAATAGGAAGCCTTACACGACTGAAGAAGCTAATTGTCGAGACAAACGACCTTGATGAGTTGCCTTACACCATTGGTCACTGTGTTTCACTGGTTGAACTGCAGGCAGGTTATAATCACCTAAAGGCTCTTCCTGAGGCGGTTGGAAAGCTAGAGCCTCTAGAGATCCTCTCCGTGAGATATAACAATCTCAGGAGCCTTCCAACTACAATGGCCTCTCTCACTAAACTGAAGGAGGTCGATGTGAGCTTCAACGAGCTCGAGTCAATCCCTGAGAACTTCTGCTTTGCTACCTCTCTCATTAAACTGAACGTTGGGAACAATTTTGCTGACCTACAATATCTGCCTCGCTCTATTGGCAACCTTGAGATGCTGGAAGAGTTGGATATGAGCAACAATCAGATTAGGGTTCTTCCGGATTCTTTTGGAAACCTAAAGCATCTCCGTGTGCTCCGTGCAGAAGAGAACCCTTTACAAGTGCCACCAAGGGATATAGCTTTAAAGGGAGCTCAG GCTGTCGTTCAATACATGTCTGATGCTTCCAAGAGAACTACAAAGTCAGAGCCAATGAAGCCAAAGAAGACCTGGGTCCACTTTTGCTTTTTCTCCAGGCCTAACAAAAGAAAGCATGACCGGATAGACAATGCAACATGA